The Candidatus Dechloromonas phosphoritropha genome includes a region encoding these proteins:
- the tuf gene encoding elongation factor Tu translates to MAKSKFERTKPHVNVGTIGHVDHGKTTLTAAITTVLSAKFGGSAKKYDEIDAAPEEKARGITINTAHVEYETANRHYAHVDCPGHADYIKNMITGAAQMDGAILVCSAADGPMPQTREHILLARQVGVPYVLVYMNKCDMVDDDELLELVEMELRELLSKYDFPGDDTPIIQGSALKALEGDQSEIGVPSIFRLADALDSFIPTPERAIDRPFLMPVEDVFSISGRGTVVTGRIERGVVKVGEEIEIVGIRPTIKTVCTGVEMFRKLLDQGQAGDNIGALLRGTKREDVERGQVLCKPGSVKPHTHFTSEVYILSKDEGGRHTPFFNGYRPQFYFRTTDVTGSIDLPEGVEMVMPGDNIAMTIKLINPIAMEEGLRFAIREGGRTVGAGVVAKIIV, encoded by the coding sequence ATGGCTAAGTCAAAATTTGAGCGTACGAAGCCGCACGTGAATGTGGGCACGATTGGTCACGTTGACCATGGCAAGACCACGCTGACGGCTGCGATCACGACGGTGCTGTCTGCGAAGTTTGGTGGATCGGCCAAGAAATACGATGAAATCGATGCTGCGCCGGAAGAAAAGGCGCGCGGCATCACCATCAACACCGCCCACGTCGAATACGAAACCGCCAACCGTCACTACGCTCACGTTGACTGCCCGGGCCACGCCGACTACATCAAGAACATGATTACCGGTGCGGCGCAGATGGACGGTGCCATTCTTGTCTGCTCCGCCGCCGACGGCCCGATGCCGCAGACCCGCGAGCACATCCTGCTCGCCCGTCAGGTGGGCGTGCCCTACGTCCTCGTGTACATGAACAAGTGCGACATGGTCGACGACGACGAACTCCTCGAACTCGTCGAAATGGAACTGCGCGAGCTGCTCTCCAAGTACGACTTCCCCGGCGACGACACCCCAATCATCCAGGGCTCCGCTCTGAAGGCCCTCGAAGGCGACCAGTCCGAAATCGGCGTCCCCTCCATTTTCCGTCTGGCCGATGCTCTGGATTCCTTCATCCCGACTCCGGAACGCGCCATCGACCGGCCCTTCCTGATGCCCGTCGAAGACGTCTTCTCCATCTCCGGTCGTGGCACCGTGGTCACCGGCCGTATCGAACGCGGTGTCGTCAAGGTGGGCGAAGAAATTGAAATCGTTGGTATCCGTCCCACCATCAAGACCGTCTGCACCGGCGTCGAAATGTTCAGGAAGCTCCTTGACCAAGGCCAGGCCGGCGACAACATCGGCGCCCTGCTGCGCGGTACCAAGCGTGAAGACGTCGAGCGTGGTCAGGTTCTGTGCAAGCCGGGTTCGGTCAAGCCGCACACCCACTTCACCTCCGAAGTGTACATCCTGTCGAAGGACGAAGGCGGACGTCACACCCCGTTCTTCAATGGCTACCGTCCGCAGTTCTACTTCCGCACGACCGACGTGACCGGCTCCATCGACCTGCCGGAAGGCGTCGAGATGGTGATGCCCGGCGACAACATCGCCATGACCATCAAGCTGATCAACCCGATCGCCATGGAGGAAGGCCTGCGTTTCGCCATCCGTGAGGGTGGCCGCACCGTCGGCGCCGGCGTCGTTGCTAAAATCATCGTGTAA
- the rplL gene encoding 50S ribosomal protein L7/L12 produces MAISKDDILEAVGSMTVMELNDLVKAFEEKFGVSAASFAGAGAGAAVAPVVEEQTEFTVMLNAAGDKKVEVIKVVRAVTGLGLKEAKDLVDSAPKAVKESISKAEAEALLKQLGDAGAKVEIK; encoded by the coding sequence ATGGCAATTAGCAAAGACGATATCCTGGAAGCCGTTGGCTCCATGACTGTTATGGAACTGAATGACCTCGTGAAGGCGTTCGAAGAGAAATTTGGCGTTTCCGCCGCATCCTTCGCTGGCGCCGGCGCTGGCGCCGCAGTTGCTCCCGTGGTTGAGGAGCAGACCGAGTTTACCGTCATGCTCAATGCGGCCGGTGACAAGAAGGTCGAAGTCATCAAGGTTGTACGTGCCGTTACCGGCTTGGGCCTCAAGGAAGCCAAGGATCTGGTGGACAGCGCGCCGAAGGCGGTTAAGGAAAGCATTTCCAAGGCTGAGGCAGAAGCCCTCCTGAAGCAACTGGGAGACGCCGGCGCCAAGGTCGAGATCAAGTAG
- the nusG gene encoding transcription termination/antitermination protein NusG, protein MNKRWYIVHAYSGFEKSVMRAIQERIERLGMQDKFGEILVPVEVVRELKNGQPVNSERKLFPGYVLVEMDMDDDSWHLVKSTPRVTGFLGGTANKPTPIPQKEIDKIMQQVQEGVDKPRPKVLFEVGEMVRVKEGPFADFHGAVEDVNYEKDRLRVAVTIFGRATPVELEFSQVEKA, encoded by the coding sequence ATGAACAAACGCTGGTATATCGTCCATGCCTATTCCGGCTTTGAGAAAAGCGTTATGCGGGCGATTCAGGAACGCATCGAGCGTCTTGGTATGCAGGACAAGTTCGGTGAGATCCTGGTGCCGGTCGAGGTTGTTCGTGAACTGAAGAACGGGCAGCCAGTCAATTCGGAACGCAAGCTATTTCCTGGCTACGTGCTCGTTGAAATGGATATGGATGACGATTCCTGGCATCTGGTCAAGAGCACGCCCAGGGTGACTGGCTTCCTCGGTGGTACTGCAAACAAGCCAACGCCCATTCCGCAGAAGGAAATCGACAAGATCATGCAGCAAGTGCAGGAAGGGGTGGACAAGCCCCGTCCCAAGGTGTTGTTCGAAGTTGGCGAGATGGTTCGTGTCAAGGAAGGCCCGTTTGCCGACTTTCATGGCGCTGTCGAGGACGTCAATTACGAAAAGGACCGCCTGCGCGTGGCGGTAACGATTTTCGGGCGGGCAACGCCGGTCGAACTGGAGTTTTCGCAGGTCGAAAAGGCCTGA
- the rplJ gene encoding 50S ribosomal protein L10 produces MGLNLNDKKAVVDEVAEQVANAQTIAIAEYRGIKVGHLTVLRKKARESGVYLRVMKNTLVRRAIAGTPFASLADHMVGPLIYSVSADPVAAARVLNDFAKTNDKLVLKAGSFAGKVLDKAGVEALASIPSRDELLARLLGVMQAPVSGFAVCLAALAQQREEAPA; encoded by the coding sequence GTGGGTCTCAATCTGAACGACAAGAAAGCTGTCGTGGACGAGGTTGCGGAGCAAGTAGCCAACGCCCAGACAATCGCGATTGCCGAATATCGCGGCATCAAGGTGGGACATCTCACCGTGCTGCGCAAGAAGGCGCGCGAGTCTGGCGTATATCTGCGTGTGATGAAGAACACTCTGGTGCGTCGCGCCATTGCTGGTACGCCGTTTGCCAGTCTGGCCGATCACATGGTCGGACCGCTGATCTACAGCGTGTCGGCCGACCCGGTGGCAGCGGCGAGAGTCCTCAACGACTTCGCCAAGACTAACGACAAGCTTGTGCTGAAGGCAGGTTCCTTCGCAGGCAAGGTGCTCGACAAAGCCGGTGTGGAGGCGCTCGCCTCCATCCCGAGCCGCGACGAGTTGCTCGCCAGGCTGTTGGGTGTGATGCAGGCTCCGGTGTCCGGCTTTGCCGTGTGCCTGGCCGCACTGGCTCAGCAGCGCGAAGAAGCCCCTGCTTGA
- a CDS encoding LysE family transporter, protein MPPSSLAADQIPVRRKGLFLQGLLVKLTNPKAISFIGALVPQSLNPARLQVPRHLLIAATLCLTDIVAGPLLAISSCS, encoded by the coding sequence TTGCCGCCTTCGTCCCTTGCTGCCGACCAGATACCGGTACGCCGCAAGGGGCTTTTCCTTCAGGGCTTGCTGGTCAAGCTGACCAATCCGAAGGCGATCAGTTTCATTGGCGCCCTCGTACCGCAGTCCCTCAATCCGGCAAGGCTGCAAGTGCCGCGGCATCTGCTGATCGCGGCAACGCTCTGTCTGACCGACATCGTTGCCGGACCCCTGCTGGCCATCTCTTCGTGCTCCTGA
- the rplK gene encoding 50S ribosomal protein L11 translates to MAKKIIGYIKLQVPAGKANPSPPIGPALGQRGLNIMEFCKTFNAQTQGLEPGLPIPVVITAFADKSFTFVMKTPPATILIKKAVGIKSGSAKPHTNKVGSITRAQAEEIATTKMPDLTAADMDAAVRTIAGTARSMGITVEGF, encoded by the coding sequence ATGGCCAAGAAAATTATTGGCTACATCAAGCTGCAGGTTCCTGCCGGTAAGGCGAATCCGTCGCCACCGATCGGCCCGGCGCTGGGCCAGCGCGGTTTGAACATAATGGAATTCTGTAAGACATTCAACGCCCAGACTCAGGGTTTGGAGCCTGGGTTGCCGATTCCGGTGGTGATCACCGCCTTTGCCGACAAGTCTTTCACCTTCGTGATGAAGACACCCCCGGCAACAATTCTGATCAAGAAGGCGGTCGGCATCAAGTCCGGTTCCGCCAAGCCGCATACCAACAAGGTTGGTAGCATCACCCGCGCTCAGGCTGAAGAGATCGCCACCACGAAAATGCCGGACCTGACTGCGGCTGACATGGATGCAGCGGTTCGTACCATTGCCGGTACCGCCCGTTCGATGGGTATCACGGTGGAGGGATTCTGA
- the rplA gene encoding 50S ribosomal protein L1 has translation MAKLSKKQKALQGKIVLQKFYPLKEALALAKESATAKFDESIDVAVNLGVDPRKSDQTVRGSVVLPAGTGKSVRVAVFAQGDKAEAARAAGADVVGFDDLAAEVKAGNLNFDIVIATPDAMKVVGQLGQILGPRGLMPNPKVGTVTMDVTTAVANAKAGQVQYRTDKGGIVHATIGRASFPVDSLESNLKALIDALTKAKPATSKGQYLRKIAVAATMGPGVRVDQATLAN, from the coding sequence ATGGCCAAACTAAGCAAGAAACAGAAGGCGCTGCAGGGCAAGATCGTTCTACAGAAGTTCTACCCGTTAAAGGAAGCGCTGGCGCTGGCCAAGGAATCGGCAACTGCCAAGTTCGATGAATCGATCGATGTCGCGGTCAACCTCGGTGTCGATCCACGCAAATCCGATCAGACGGTTCGCGGTTCTGTCGTGCTGCCGGCTGGTACCGGCAAGTCGGTTCGTGTCGCGGTCTTTGCACAAGGTGACAAGGCCGAAGCCGCCAGGGCGGCAGGCGCGGACGTTGTTGGTTTTGACGACCTGGCCGCTGAGGTCAAGGCGGGTAACCTCAATTTCGACATCGTCATCGCCACTCCGGATGCGATGAAGGTCGTCGGCCAACTTGGGCAGATACTCGGACCGCGTGGCCTTATGCCGAACCCGAAAGTGGGCACCGTGACGATGGACGTGACGACAGCGGTTGCCAACGCCAAGGCTGGCCAGGTCCAGTACCGCACGGACAAGGGTGGCATCGTGCATGCAACGATCGGCCGTGCCTCATTCCCGGTCGACAGTCTCGAATCCAACCTTAAGGCGCTGATCGATGCGCTGACCAAGGCCAAACCGGCCACCTCCAAGGGACAGTACCTGCGCAAGATCGCGGTTGCCGCCACTATGGGTCCTGGTGTTCGCGTCGATCAGGCCACTCTGGCTAACTAA
- the rpoB gene encoding DNA-directed RNA polymerase subunit beta, whose amino-acid sequence MTYSFTEKKRIRKSFAKRASVLDVPFLLATQLESFMAFLQAEATPGKRKNEGLQAAFTSIFPIISHSGNARLEFVSYMLGAPAFDVSECQQRGLTFASSLRARVRLVIMDREAPDTVKEVKEQEVYMGEIPLMTTNGSFVINGTERVIVSQLHRSPGVFFEHDRGKTHSSGKLLFSARIIPYRGSWLDFEFDPKDILFFRVDRRRKMPVTTLLKAIGMSSEEILAHFFDFDTFRLTKDMVEFALVPDRLRGEVARFDFVAPDGKVIVSKDKRITAKHVRDIASASLSQIIVPEDFILGRVVARNIVDKETGEFVANANAEITEALLVDLRKAGIETVETLYTNELDRGAFISSTLRADETVSRQAARIAIYRMMRPGEPPTEEAVEILFNGLFYSDDRYDLSGVGRMKFNRRLGRTNVIEHKVMIRSLASKAEAALKNLAEGSGFPLAVIQDLVSGLPFGPRALSENLQLADAEMIAAKVRPLGANVESREQLTLSPRDIVDVIKILVELRNGRGDIDDIDHLGNRRVRSVGELAENQFRAGLVRVERAVKERLSQAESDNLMPHDLINAKPISAAIKEFFGSSQLSQFMDQTNPLSEITHKRRVSALGPGGLTRERAGFEVRDVHPTHYGRVCPIETPEGPNIGLINSLALFARVNDYGFIETPYRKAVDSKVTNEIEYLSAIEEGNYVVAQANASLDKDGRLSDDLVTCREKGETILAEPSRVQYMDVAPSQIVSVAASLIPFLEHDDANRALMGANMQRQAVPCLRPEKALVGTGIERTVAVDSGTAVVARRGGRVDYVDAARVVVRVNDDETVVGEVGVDIYNLVKYTRSNQNTNINQRPLVRVGDLIACGDVVADGASTDKGELALGQNMLIAFMPWNGYNFEDSILISERVVAEDRYTSIHIEELTVVARDTKLGPEEITRDIASLGEAQLSRLDDAGIVYIGAEVQAGDVLVGKVTPKGETQLTPEEKLLRAIFGEKASDVKDTSLRVPSGIAGTVIDVQVFTREGIERDSRAKSIIDEHLRHYKLDLADQMRIVEGDAFARVGRLLTGKKANGGPKKLAKGSIIDQAYLDSMDPHHWFDIRLSEDDAALQLEQVKDGLEQARKNFDLAFEAKRKKLTQGDELPPGVQKMVKVYVAVKRRLQPGDKMAGRHGNKGVVSRILPVEDMPYMEDGNPVDIVLNPLGVPSRMNVGQILEVHLGLAAKGIGQKIGAMLRADANAREVRGFLDQVYNSKGRRESLDELNDGEIIELARNLEDGVPFATPVFDGAKEEEIKAMLALAGMPSSGQMTLFDGRTGEAFERQVTVGYMHFLKLHHLVDDKMHARSTGPYSLVTQQPLGGKAQFGGQRFGEMEVWALEAYGAAYVLQEMLTVKSDDVNGRTKVYENIVKGEHRIDAGMPESFNVLVKEIRSLAIDIDLERY is encoded by the coding sequence ATGACTTACTCCTTCACCGAGAAGAAGCGCATCCGCAAGAGCTTCGCCAAGCGCGCCAGCGTGCTTGACGTTCCGTTTCTGCTTGCCACCCAGCTTGAATCCTTTATGGCCTTCCTGCAAGCCGAAGCGACACCAGGCAAGCGCAAGAACGAGGGCTTGCAGGCTGCGTTTACCTCGATTTTCCCCATCATCTCCCATTCTGGCAATGCGCGCCTCGAATTCGTCAGCTACATGCTCGGCGCGCCGGCTTTCGATGTGAGCGAGTGCCAGCAACGCGGGCTGACGTTCGCATCGTCGCTACGCGCGCGGGTCAGGCTGGTGATCATGGATCGTGAAGCACCGGATACTGTGAAGGAAGTCAAGGAGCAGGAAGTCTATATGGGTGAAATCCCGCTCATGACGACCAACGGTTCTTTCGTCATCAACGGCACCGAGCGCGTCATCGTTTCCCAGTTGCATCGTTCGCCAGGTGTTTTCTTCGAGCACGACCGGGGCAAGACGCACAGTTCCGGCAAGCTGCTGTTCTCGGCGCGTATCATTCCTTACCGCGGTTCGTGGCTCGATTTCGAGTTCGATCCGAAGGATATCCTCTTCTTCCGCGTCGACCGTCGGCGCAAGATGCCTGTAACGACCTTGCTCAAGGCGATTGGCATGTCATCCGAGGAAATCCTTGCGCATTTCTTTGACTTCGACACTTTCCGGCTGACCAAGGACATGGTCGAGTTCGCGCTGGTGCCCGACCGTCTCCGAGGCGAAGTGGCGCGTTTTGACTTCGTCGCACCCGATGGTAAGGTCATCGTTTCCAAGGACAAGCGGATCACGGCCAAGCATGTTCGTGATATCGCCAGTGCATCATTGAGCCAGATCATCGTTCCCGAGGATTTCATTCTCGGCCGTGTCGTCGCCAGGAACATCGTCGACAAGGAAACCGGAGAATTCGTCGCCAATGCCAACGCCGAAATCACCGAGGCCCTGCTCGTCGATTTGCGGAAGGCTGGTATCGAAACGGTCGAAACCCTCTACACCAACGAACTTGATCGCGGTGCATTCATTTCCAGCACCTTGCGCGCCGACGAAACAGTATCCCGTCAGGCTGCCCGCATTGCCATTTACCGCATGATGCGCCCCGGTGAGCCGCCGACGGAAGAGGCTGTGGAGATCCTCTTCAACGGGCTGTTCTACTCTGACGATCGTTATGATCTCTCCGGCGTCGGCCGGATGAAGTTCAACCGCCGCCTCGGTCGCACCAACGTAATTGAACACAAAGTGATGATCAGGAGCCTGGCTTCCAAGGCTGAAGCTGCATTGAAGAACCTCGCGGAAGGAAGTGGCTTCCCACTCGCCGTGATTCAGGACCTGGTGAGCGGTCTCCCCTTCGGGCCACGCGCGCTGTCGGAAAACCTGCAACTTGCCGATGCCGAGATGATTGCCGCAAAGGTCAGGCCGCTGGGTGCCAACGTCGAGTCTCGCGAGCAACTGACCCTGTCGCCACGTGACATAGTGGATGTAATCAAGATTCTCGTCGAACTGCGTAATGGCCGTGGGGACATCGACGACATCGATCACCTCGGCAATCGCCGTGTCCGTTCGGTAGGCGAACTGGCCGAGAATCAGTTTCGCGCTGGTCTCGTTCGCGTCGAGCGCGCGGTCAAGGAACGCCTGTCGCAGGCTGAGTCCGACAACCTGATGCCGCATGACCTGATCAACGCCAAGCCCATCAGTGCCGCAATCAAGGAGTTTTTCGGTTCCAGCCAGTTGTCGCAGTTCATGGACCAGACCAACCCGCTTTCCGAGATTACCCACAAGCGCCGCGTTTCCGCCCTCGGCCCTGGTGGTCTGACCCGCGAGCGTGCGGGTTTTGAAGTGCGCGACGTGCATCCGACTCACTATGGTCGTGTATGCCCGATTGAAACGCCGGAAGGCCCGAACATCGGACTGATAAATTCGTTGGCTCTGTTCGCCCGGGTCAATGATTACGGGTTCATCGAAACTCCCTATCGCAAGGCGGTCGACTCCAAGGTTACCAACGAGATCGAATATCTCTCGGCTATCGAGGAGGGTAACTATGTCGTCGCTCAGGCCAACGCCTCGCTCGACAAGGATGGCCGTCTTTCCGACGACCTCGTGACCTGCCGTGAAAAGGGCGAAACCATCCTCGCCGAACCGTCCCGAGTTCAGTACATGGACGTGGCGCCGAGCCAGATCGTTTCTGTCGCTGCATCTCTGATCCCGTTCCTTGAACATGACGATGCAAACCGCGCCCTGATGGGCGCCAACATGCAGCGTCAGGCCGTACCCTGCCTGCGTCCGGAAAAAGCACTGGTGGGTACCGGCATCGAGCGAACCGTTGCCGTTGACTCCGGCACCGCGGTTGTCGCGCGCCGCGGCGGTCGGGTGGATTATGTGGATGCAGCACGGGTCGTGGTTCGCGTCAATGACGATGAAACGGTGGTCGGCGAAGTTGGTGTCGATATCTACAACCTCGTTAAATACACGCGTTCCAACCAGAACACCAATATCAACCAGCGGCCTCTCGTCCGAGTCGGCGACCTGATCGCATGCGGCGATGTGGTGGCCGACGGTGCATCAACTGACAAGGGCGAACTTGCCCTTGGCCAGAACATGCTGATTGCCTTCATGCCCTGGAACGGCTACAACTTCGAGGATTCGATCCTGATCTCTGAACGTGTCGTTGCCGAAGATCGCTATACCTCGATCCACATCGAGGAACTGACGGTCGTGGCGCGCGATACCAAACTCGGCCCTGAGGAAATTACCCGCGATATCGCATCGCTGGGTGAAGCACAACTCTCCCGCCTTGATGATGCAGGCATCGTCTATATCGGAGCCGAGGTTCAGGCGGGTGACGTTCTGGTCGGCAAGGTCACGCCCAAGGGCGAAACCCAGCTGACGCCGGAAGAGAAGCTTCTGCGTGCCATCTTCGGTGAAAAGGCTTCAGACGTTAAGGATACATCGCTGCGCGTACCGTCGGGCATTGCCGGTACCGTCATCGATGTTCAGGTCTTCACGCGGGAGGGTATCGAGCGTGACAGCCGCGCCAAGTCCATCATCGACGAGCACCTGCGTCACTACAAGCTGGATCTCGCGGATCAGATGCGTATTGTCGAAGGCGACGCCTTTGCTCGTGTCGGCCGTTTGCTGACCGGAAAGAAGGCCAATGGTGGACCGAAAAAGCTGGCCAAGGGATCGATCATCGATCAGGCGTATCTTGACAGCATGGATCCGCATCACTGGTTCGACATTCGGCTGTCCGAGGATGACGCCGCTCTCCAGTTGGAGCAGGTCAAGGATGGTCTCGAGCAGGCGCGCAAGAACTTCGATCTCGCTTTCGAGGCCAAGCGCAAGAAATTGACCCAGGGCGACGAGTTGCCGCCGGGTGTGCAGAAGATGGTCAAGGTCTATGTCGCAGTCAAGCGTCGCCTGCAGCCCGGTGACAAGATGGCTGGCCGTCACGGCAACAAGGGTGTGGTATCGCGTATCTTGCCCGTGGAAGATATGCCATACATGGAAGACGGCAATCCGGTCGACATCGTGCTGAACCCGCTCGGCGTTCCATCGCGGATGAACGTCGGCCAGATCCTGGAGGTTCACCTCGGCCTTGCCGCCAAGGGCATTGGCCAGAAGATCGGCGCCATGTTGCGCGCGGATGCCAACGCCAGGGAGGTTCGCGGATTCCTAGACCAAGTCTACAATTCCAAGGGCAGGAGAGAGAGTCTGGATGAACTCAACGATGGCGAAATCATCGAATTGGCCAGGAACCTTGAGGATGGCGTACCGTTCGCAACCCCGGTTTTCGACGGTGCCAAAGAGGAGGAAATCAAGGCCATGCTGGCGCTCGCCGGTATGCCGTCCTCTGGCCAGATGACCCTGTTCGATGGTCGTACCGGCGAAGCTTTCGAGCGTCAGGTCACAGTCGGCTACATGCACTTCCTGAAGCTGCATCACCTGGTTGACGACAAGATGCACGCCCGTTCGACCGGCCCATACTCGCTGGTTACCCAGCAGCCGCTGGGCGGCAAGGCGCAGTTCGGCGGCCAGCGTTTCGGCGAAATGGAAGTGTGGGCGCTGGAAGCTTACGGCGCGGCCTATGTGCTGCAGGAAATGCTGACCGTGAAGTCCGACGACGTGAATGGCCGTACCAAAGTGTACGAAAACATCGTCAAGGGCGAGCACCGTATCGATGCCGGCATGCCGGAATCCTTCAACGTGCTGGTCAAGGAAATCCGTTCGCTGGCGATCGACATCGATCTGGAACGTTACTGA
- a CDS encoding c-type cytochrome translates to MKAVYIAMMAAAGIVMAGQAYADEGADLAKAKNCMACHAIDKKLVGPAYKDVAAKYKGDPKAQEMLAVKIKAGGKGVWGQIPMPPNNVTPEEASKLAAWVLSQK, encoded by the coding sequence ATGAAAGCTGTATATATCGCAATGATGGCAGCCGCTGGTATCGTGATGGCCGGCCAGGCCTATGCTGATGAAGGTGCCGATCTGGCCAAAGCCAAGAACTGCATGGCCTGCCACGCCATCGACAAGAAGCTGGTCGGTCCGGCATACAAGGATGTTGCCGCCAAGTACAAGGGTGATCCCAAGGCTCAGGAGATGCTGGCCGTCAAGATCAAGGCCGGTGGCAAGGGCGTCTGGGGCCAAATCCCGATGCCGCCGAACAATGTCACGCCGGAAGAGGCTTCCAAGCTGGCTGCCTGGGTTCTGTCCCAGAAGTAA
- the secE gene encoding preprotein translocase subunit SecE: protein MADKIKFALALVILAAGVAGFYLLSEQAMILRVLAVLAGVALAAAVAWKTGPGQRFFIFANEAVIEAKKVVWPTRKETMQTTGVVFAFVVVMALFLYLTDKSLEWILYDLVLGWRKS, encoded by the coding sequence ATGGCTGACAAGATCAAGTTTGCGCTGGCGCTGGTTATTCTGGCTGCCGGCGTGGCTGGTTTTTACCTCCTCTCCGAGCAAGCAATGATTTTGCGTGTCCTTGCGGTACTCGCAGGGGTGGCGCTGGCCGCTGCCGTTGCCTGGAAAACCGGGCCGGGGCAGCGCTTCTTCATTTTTGCAAACGAAGCCGTAATCGAGGCCAAGAAGGTTGTCTGGCCGACGCGCAAGGAAACCATGCAGACTACTGGCGTCGTGTTCGCGTTTGTGGTGGTCATGGCACTGTTCCTCTATCTGACTGACAAGAGCCTTGAGTGGATTCTTTACGACCTCGTGCTGGGCTGGAGGAAATCATGA